In Myxococcus guangdongensis, one genomic interval encodes:
- a CDS encoding urease accessory protein UreD yields the protein MSQVPSSETPRRAGFARLAFERAGERTVVRTALAHSPLRLLTPRNHGHAAWAYTSSFGGGLVDGDSLHLDIDVAPGASAWLSSQGANRVYRSPSGCASDVSARVGDDALLAWVPDPTACFTGARYTQTLAFQLAPTASLVVADIVTSGRSASGERWAFSHYASTLRVHVGERALVDERWLLDPTHGPLCERLGRFEAMASVLLVGPALATAREALLARVTALPVTPRADLIPSASPLGTHGLLLRAAAVSVESLVRTTHDWLSFLPALLGDNPWARRV from the coding sequence GTGAGCCAGGTCCCCTCCTCCGAGACACCCCGACGCGCGGGCTTCGCCCGGCTCGCCTTCGAGCGCGCAGGTGAGCGCACCGTGGTCCGCACCGCGCTCGCGCACAGCCCGCTGCGACTGCTCACACCCCGCAACCACGGCCACGCCGCGTGGGCCTACACCAGCTCGTTCGGCGGCGGGCTCGTGGACGGAGACTCGCTCCACCTCGACATCGACGTGGCCCCCGGCGCCTCCGCGTGGCTGTCCTCCCAGGGCGCCAACCGCGTCTACCGCTCCCCCTCCGGCTGCGCGAGTGACGTGTCCGCCCGCGTGGGCGACGACGCCCTGCTCGCGTGGGTGCCAGACCCCACCGCATGCTTCACCGGCGCGCGCTACACCCAGACACTCGCCTTCCAGCTCGCGCCCACCGCGTCGCTCGTCGTCGCCGACATCGTCACCTCCGGCCGCAGCGCCAGCGGCGAGCGCTGGGCCTTCTCCCACTACGCCTCCACCCTGCGCGTCCACGTGGGCGAGCGCGCCCTCGTCGACGAGCGCTGGCTCCTGGACCCCACCCACGGCCCCCTGTGCGAGCGACTCGGCCGCTTCGAGGCCATGGCCTCCGTCCTCCTCGTCGGCCCCGCCCTCGCCACCGCCCGCGAGGCCCTGCTCGCCCGCGTCACCGCGCTGCCCGTCACCCCACGCGCCGACCTCATCCCCTCCGCCAGCCCCCTGGGCACCCACGGCCTGCTCCTCCGCGCCGCCGCCGTCTCCGTCGAATCCCTGGTGCGCACCACCCACGACTGGCTCTCCTTCCTCCCCGCCCTCCTCGGAGACAACCCCTGGGCCCGCCGCGTGTGA
- the ureA gene encoding urease subunit gamma, with product MHLSPRDVDKLLLHQAGFLAQKRLARGVRLSYPEAIALIATQLLEFIRDGRSVAELMDLGRKLLGRAQVMEGVPEMLAEVQVEGTFPDGSKLVTVHHPVVAEHGDLELALYGSFLPVPSTERFTATTTPGDGIPGEVRVLPGEVELNAGRESVSLSVTHRGDRPIQVGSHYPFFETNRALVFDREKAYGHRLDIPAGTAVRFEPGETKTVSLVAIAGEQVVRGGNALGSGKVSAENRARAMAQVRERGFGHEEERE from the coding sequence GTGCACCTGTCCCCTCGAGACGTCGACAAGCTGTTGCTGCATCAGGCGGGCTTCCTGGCCCAGAAGCGGCTCGCCCGAGGCGTCCGGCTGAGCTACCCGGAGGCCATCGCCCTCATCGCCACCCAGTTGCTGGAGTTCATCCGTGACGGGAGAAGCGTCGCGGAGTTGATGGACCTGGGCCGCAAGCTGCTGGGCCGCGCGCAGGTGATGGAGGGCGTGCCGGAGATGCTCGCGGAGGTGCAGGTGGAGGGCACCTTCCCGGACGGCTCCAAGCTGGTGACGGTGCACCACCCCGTCGTCGCCGAGCACGGGGACTTGGAGCTCGCGCTGTACGGCAGCTTCCTGCCAGTGCCCTCGACAGAGCGCTTCACGGCCACCACCACCCCAGGCGACGGCATCCCCGGCGAGGTGCGCGTGTTGCCCGGCGAGGTGGAGCTCAACGCGGGCCGCGAGAGCGTCTCCCTCTCCGTCACGCACCGGGGAGACCGCCCCATCCAGGTGGGCAGCCACTATCCCTTCTTCGAAACCAACCGCGCGCTCGTGTTCGACCGGGAGAAGGCCTACGGCCACCGCCTGGACATCCCCGCGGGAACGGCGGTGAGGTTCGAGCCGGGGGAGACGAAGACGGTGAGCCTGGTCGCCATCGCGGGCGAGCAGGTGGTGCGGGGCGGCAACGCGCTGGGCAGCGGCAAGGTGTCCGCCGAGAACCGGGCGCGCGCGATGGCGCAGGTCCGCGAGCGGGGCTTCGGCCACGAGGAGGAGCGCGAATGA
- the ureC gene encoding urease subunit alpha, translating into MSRKMDRRHYADMFGPTTGDKVRLGDTGLWAQVERDATVYGDECKFGGGKVLREGMGQRAGVGDADALDLVITNALILDWTGIYKADIGVKAGRIVGIGKAGNPDIMAGVTPGMVVGVTTEAISAEGHLVTAGGLDTHIHFICPQQADEALASGITTWVGGGTGPATGTKATTCTPGAWNLQRMLQATDTLPLNIGLTGKGNTSLPHGLVDQIRAGAIGLKLHEDWGTTPAAIDTCLTVAEDEDVQVTIHTDTLNESGYVDDSLAALKGRTIHTYHSEGAGGGHAPDIIRVCGVDHVLPSSTNPTRPYTVNTLDEHLDMLMVCHHLDPGIPEDVAFAESRIRGETIAAEDILHDLGAISIMSSDSQAMGRVGEVICRTWQTAHKMREQRGRLSGEQGDNDNLRIRRYVAKYTINPAIAHGLSHEVGSVEVGKLADLVLWRPAFFGIRPELVLKGGFIAWGQMGDANASIPTPQPFMMRPMFGARGRALGATSLVFVSPRALAEGTTRELGLGKRVVAVKRCRGLGKRDMRLNDALPVITVDPETYEVRADGELLRCEAAVRLPLAQRYSLF; encoded by the coding sequence ATGAGCCGGAAGATGGACCGTCGTCACTACGCGGACATGTTCGGCCCCACCACCGGGGACAAGGTGCGGCTGGGCGACACGGGCCTGTGGGCCCAGGTGGAGCGCGACGCCACCGTCTACGGCGACGAGTGCAAGTTCGGCGGCGGCAAGGTGCTGCGCGAGGGCATGGGCCAGCGCGCCGGCGTGGGCGACGCGGACGCGCTGGACCTGGTCATCACCAACGCGCTCATCCTCGACTGGACGGGCATCTACAAGGCGGACATCGGCGTCAAGGCGGGCCGCATCGTCGGCATCGGCAAGGCGGGCAACCCGGACATCATGGCGGGCGTGACACCGGGCATGGTGGTGGGCGTGACGACGGAGGCCATCTCCGCGGAAGGACACCTCGTCACCGCGGGCGGGCTGGACACGCACATCCACTTCATCTGCCCGCAGCAGGCGGACGAGGCGCTCGCCAGCGGCATCACCACCTGGGTGGGCGGCGGCACCGGCCCCGCCACCGGCACCAAGGCCACCACGTGCACCCCGGGCGCGTGGAACCTGCAGCGGATGCTCCAGGCCACCGACACGCTGCCGCTCAACATCGGCCTCACCGGCAAGGGCAACACGTCCCTGCCCCACGGCCTGGTGGACCAGATTCGCGCGGGTGCCATCGGCCTGAAGCTGCACGAGGACTGGGGCACCACGCCCGCCGCCATCGACACCTGCCTCACCGTGGCCGAGGACGAGGACGTCCAGGTCACCATCCACACCGACACGCTCAACGAGTCGGGCTACGTGGATGACTCGCTCGCGGCGCTCAAGGGCCGCACCATCCACACCTACCACTCCGAGGGCGCGGGCGGCGGACACGCGCCGGACATCATCCGCGTGTGCGGCGTGGACCACGTGCTGCCCTCATCCACCAACCCCACGCGCCCGTACACGGTGAACACGCTGGATGAGCACCTGGACATGCTCATGGTCTGTCACCACCTGGACCCGGGCATCCCCGAGGACGTCGCCTTCGCGGAGAGCCGCATCCGGGGCGAGACGATTGCCGCCGAGGACATCCTTCACGACCTGGGCGCCATCAGCATCATGTCCTCGGACAGCCAGGCCATGGGGCGGGTGGGCGAGGTCATCTGTCGCACGTGGCAGACGGCGCACAAGATGCGCGAGCAGCGCGGGCGGCTGTCCGGCGAGCAGGGCGACAACGACAACCTGCGCATCCGCCGCTACGTGGCCAAGTACACCATCAACCCGGCCATCGCCCACGGGCTGTCCCACGAGGTGGGCTCGGTGGAGGTGGGGAAGCTGGCGGACCTGGTGCTATGGCGCCCCGCCTTCTTCGGCATCCGCCCGGAGCTGGTGCTCAAGGGCGGCTTCATCGCCTGGGGGCAGATGGGGGACGCCAACGCCTCCATCCCCACGCCGCAGCCGTTCATGATGCGGCCCATGTTCGGCGCGAGGGGCCGGGCGCTCGGGGCCACCAGCCTCGTCTTCGTCTCACCGCGCGCGCTGGCCGAGGGCACCACGCGCGAGTTGGGCCTGGGCAAGCGCGTCGTCGCCGTGAAGCGGTGCCGGGGCCTGGGCAAGCGCGACATGCGGCTCAACGACGCCTTGCCCGTCATCACCGTGGACCCGGAGACCTACGAGGTGCGCGCGGACGGAGAGCTGCTCCGCTGCGAGGCCGCCGTCCGACTGCCGCTCGCGCAGCGCTATTCGCTGTTCTGA
- a CDS encoding urease accessory protein UreF, which produces MGSSWKVLQLADSGFPTGGFAHSGGLEAAVQAGEVRGAPELRRFTRELLWQAGYGALPLLSAAHREPSRLPELDARADAFLTSHVAHRASRTQGRAFLDTCARIFPGPVGPLRESARAQGLGFHHAPVFGAVLAALEVELSEAQRLHLSLTLRGTLSAAVRLGIIGTHESHQLQHQAAPLLDAVLERCAGLGLESLAQPSPLLDLLGSTHDRLYSRLFLS; this is translated from the coding sequence ATGGGCTCGTCCTGGAAGGTGCTCCAGTTGGCGGACTCGGGCTTTCCCACGGGCGGCTTCGCCCACTCGGGAGGGCTGGAGGCGGCGGTGCAGGCCGGCGAGGTGCGCGGCGCGCCGGAGCTGCGCCGCTTCACGCGGGAACTCTTGTGGCAGGCGGGATATGGCGCCCTGCCCCTGTTGAGCGCGGCGCACCGCGAGCCCTCGCGGCTGCCGGAGCTGGACGCGCGGGCGGACGCGTTCCTCACCAGCCACGTCGCGCACCGGGCCAGCCGCACGCAGGGCCGGGCCTTCCTGGACACGTGCGCGCGCATCTTCCCGGGGCCGGTGGGTCCGCTGCGCGAATCGGCGCGGGCCCAAGGGCTGGGCTTCCACCATGCGCCGGTGTTCGGCGCGGTGCTGGCCGCGCTGGAGGTCGAGCTGTCGGAGGCGCAGCGGCTGCACCTGTCGCTCACGCTGCGCGGCACGCTGTCGGCGGCGGTGCGGCTGGGCATCATCGGCACGCACGAGTCACACCAGCTCCAGCATCAGGCGGCGCCGCTGTTGGACGCGGTGCTGGAGCGCTGCGCGGGGCTGGGGTTGGAGTCGCTCGCGCAGCCCTCGCCGTTGTTGGACTTGCTGGGTTCCACGCACGACCGCCTCTATTCGAGGCTCTTCCTGTCCTGA
- the ureG gene encoding urease accessory protein UreG: MHDDHRGHGHDDDHEHTHEEWEHPGHFHEREEPQKRDYKARAFTIGIGGPVGSGKTALVLALCRALRERHRLGVVTNDIFTKEDAEFLVRNHALSPERIKAVETGGCPHAAIREDISHNLLALEQLMEALTPELLIVESGGDNLAAQYSRELADYTVYVIDVAGGDKVPRKGGPGITQSDLLIINKTDLAPHVGADLGVMERDAKKMRGDGPFVFTQVTKGVGVDAVVEHLLTAWRQRTGARAG, from the coding sequence ATGCACGACGACCACAGGGGCCACGGCCACGACGATGACCACGAGCACACGCATGAGGAGTGGGAGCATCCGGGCCACTTCCACGAGCGCGAGGAGCCACAGAAGCGCGATTACAAGGCCCGCGCCTTCACCATCGGCATCGGCGGGCCGGTGGGCAGCGGGAAGACGGCGCTGGTGCTGGCGCTGTGCCGGGCGCTGCGCGAGCGTCACCGGCTGGGCGTGGTGACCAACGACATCTTCACCAAGGAGGACGCGGAGTTCCTGGTGCGAAACCACGCGCTCTCGCCCGAGCGCATCAAGGCGGTGGAGACGGGAGGCTGTCCGCACGCGGCCATCCGTGAGGACATCAGCCACAACCTGCTGGCGCTCGAGCAGTTGATGGAGGCGCTGACGCCGGAGCTGCTCATCGTGGAGAGCGGCGGAGACAACCTGGCGGCGCAGTACAGCCGCGAGCTGGCGGACTACACCGTGTACGTCATCGACGTGGCGGGCGGGGACAAGGTGCCGCGCAAGGGTGGACCGGGCATCACCCAGTCCGACCTGCTCATCATCAACAAGACGGACCTGGCGCCCCACGTGGGCGCGGACCTGGGCGTCATGGAGCGCGACGCGAAGAAGATGCGCGGCGACGGTCCCTTCGTCTTCACCCAGGTCACCAAGGGCGTGGGCGTGGACGCCGTCGTCGAGCACCTGCTCACCGCGTGGAGGCAGCGCACCGGGGCCCGCGCGGGCTGA
- a CDS encoding ABC transporter permease yields MTAVWQDLRYAVRGLRRAPGFTFVAVLVLSLGIGANVSFFSVLNGVLLRPLPYPEPERLVVLQQEKQGETGGVAYPNLLDWRAGGTSFERIAVYTATRFTLSSDGEATRVTGAITSADLFPLLGTSALLGRTFLPEEDRLGGGPDGARPVVLSHAFWRKHFPGAGAGDPGVLGRVVRLDELPFTIIGVLPEGFSFPLQRESADLWVSVAVDAEPSVYGGTIPTSRGYMRYDAALGRLKRGVSLETARREMGALAEELSRTYPDASSYTGVRVTSGHERLVGPIRPVLWLLFGAVVCVLLIGCVNVANLLLARATVRRREVAVRLALGASRARVVQWMLTESVVLSLLGGALGLLLAVWGVDVLQAFAPPGVPRLDEVRVDAVAAGFAVVLSLVTALACGLLPALSGTEPGLREALKDAARGTTGGRAALRVRGALVVAQTALALVLLVGAALLVNSLVRLTHVDPGFDTRGVLAVGLDLPVSRYPMRSADVSAFYARLTERLRGVPGVLSVSTAEFLPLSGLDNGTSVQLEGAAPRKDEAQLRFVGLDYFRTLGISRVSGRDFSVADDRTAPPVVLVNEAFVRRHLEGQSPLGRRLRLGWGGEAPKEIVGVVRDVRHQSLGASPEPEVYVPHAQFPLNALTVFLRTSREPMSLVPTVRAEVRALDAGLALSEARTVEGFVDEALVPQRFVTLLLGAFAGVALVLTLLGLAGVMAYTVAQRTHEFGVRAALGAQASDVLWLVLRQGVQRILAGVALGLVGALVLSRMLGRWLYGVTATDPWTFLGVCVLLTGCGLLACYVPARKATRVSPLVAMRAD; encoded by the coding sequence ATGACGGCAGTCTGGCAGGACCTTCGATATGCCGTGCGTGGCCTTCGGCGCGCTCCGGGCTTCACGTTCGTGGCGGTGCTCGTGTTGTCGCTGGGCATCGGCGCGAACGTGAGCTTCTTCTCCGTGTTGAACGGCGTGCTGCTCAGGCCCCTGCCGTACCCGGAGCCGGAGCGACTGGTCGTCCTGCAGCAGGAGAAGCAGGGCGAGACAGGCGGAGTCGCATACCCGAACCTGCTCGACTGGCGCGCGGGGGGCACGTCGTTCGAGCGCATCGCCGTGTACACAGCCACGCGCTTCACGCTGAGCAGCGACGGTGAGGCGACGCGCGTCACGGGCGCCATCACCTCCGCGGACCTGTTCCCGCTGCTGGGTACGTCGGCGCTGCTGGGGCGCACGTTCCTCCCGGAGGAGGACCGGCTCGGCGGTGGACCCGATGGTGCGCGCCCGGTGGTGTTGAGTCACGCGTTCTGGCGCAAGCACTTCCCCGGCGCGGGAGCGGGAGACCCGGGAGTGCTGGGGCGCGTGGTGCGTCTGGACGAGTTGCCCTTCACCATCATCGGGGTGTTGCCGGAGGGCTTCTCCTTCCCGCTCCAGCGCGAGTCCGCGGACCTGTGGGTCAGCGTGGCGGTGGACGCGGAGCCGAGCGTGTATGGCGGCACCATCCCCACCAGTCGGGGTTACATGCGCTACGACGCGGCCCTCGGGCGGCTGAAGCGCGGTGTCTCGCTGGAGACGGCGCGGCGGGAGATGGGCGCGCTCGCCGAGGAGCTCTCGCGGACGTATCCGGACGCCAGCTCGTACACGGGCGTGCGGGTCACCTCCGGACACGAGCGTCTGGTGGGACCCATCCGGCCGGTGTTGTGGCTGCTCTTTGGCGCCGTCGTCTGTGTGCTGCTCATCGGCTGCGTCAACGTCGCGAACCTGCTGCTGGCCCGGGCCACCGTGCGGCGCCGCGAGGTGGCGGTGCGCCTGGCTCTGGGCGCCAGCCGCGCGCGCGTCGTCCAGTGGATGCTCACCGAGAGCGTGGTGCTGTCGCTGCTCGGCGGCGCCCTGGGGTTGCTGCTCGCCGTGTGGGGCGTGGATGTGCTCCAGGCGTTCGCGCCGCCCGGTGTGCCCCGGCTCGACGAGGTGCGGGTGGACGCGGTCGCCGCGGGCTTCGCGGTGGTGCTGTCGTTGGTGACGGCGCTCGCCTGTGGGCTCCTCCCCGCGCTCAGCGGCACCGAGCCGGGGCTGCGCGAGGCGCTCAAGGACGCGGCTCGGGGGACGACGGGAGGCCGCGCGGCCCTGCGCGTGCGCGGCGCGCTGGTGGTGGCGCAGACGGCGTTGGCGCTGGTGTTGCTGGTGGGCGCGGCGCTGCTGGTGAACAGCCTGGTGCGCCTCACCCACGTGGACCCGGGCTTCGACACGCGCGGGGTGCTCGCGGTGGGACTGGACCTGCCGGTCTCCCGCTACCCGATGCGCTCGGCGGACGTGAGCGCGTTCTACGCGCGACTGACGGAGCGGCTGCGTGGGGTACCTGGGGTGCTCTCCGTGAGCACCGCGGAGTTCTTGCCCCTGAGCGGCCTGGACAACGGCACCAGCGTGCAGTTGGAGGGCGCGGCTCCGCGCAAGGACGAGGCGCAACTGCGCTTCGTGGGCCTGGACTACTTCCGCACGCTGGGCATCTCGCGGGTCTCCGGCCGGGACTTCTCGGTGGCCGACGACCGGACGGCGCCTCCGGTGGTGTTGGTGAACGAGGCCTTCGTCCGTCGCCACCTGGAAGGGCAGTCCCCGCTGGGTCGCAGGCTGCGGCTGGGGTGGGGCGGGGAAGCTCCGAAGGAGATTGTTGGCGTGGTGCGGGACGTGCGGCACCAGTCCCTGGGCGCCTCTCCGGAGCCGGAGGTGTACGTCCCCCACGCGCAGTTCCCCCTCAACGCCTTGACGGTGTTCCTGCGCACGTCGCGCGAGCCGATGTCCCTGGTGCCCACCGTGCGCGCGGAGGTGCGTGCCCTGGACGCGGGGCTCGCGCTGTCGGAGGCGAGGACGGTGGAGGGCTTCGTCGACGAGGCGCTGGTGCCTCAGCGCTTCGTGACGCTCCTGCTCGGTGCCTTCGCGGGGGTGGCGCTGGTGCTGACGCTGCTGGGGCTCGCGGGTGTGATGGCGTACACGGTGGCGCAGCGCACGCACGAGTTCGGCGTGAGGGCCGCGCTGGGGGCCCAGGCGTCGGACGTGTTGTGGCTGGTGCTGCGGCAGGGCGTCCAGCGCATCCTCGCGGGCGTGGCCCTGGGGCTCGTGGGCGCGCTGGTGCTGTCGCGGATGCTCGGGCGCTGGCTCTATGGCGTCACCGCGACGGACCCGTGGACCTTCCTGGGGGTCTGCGTGCTGCTGACGGGGTGTGGGCTGCTGGCCTGCTACGTGCCGGCCCGGAAGGCCACGCGCGTCTCGCCGCTGGTGGCGATGCGCGCGGACTGA
- a CDS encoding ceramidase produces the protein MSATPTGYWGPSTSTVDWCETNYQHFFHIGELFNSASSLVLVLVGVLGVVLHWRVLERRFLLAFGLLALVGVGSTAFHTTLRREHQMLDELPMLYLAIVIVYILLEDRPQRRFGRWFPWLLFGHAVLVTYLTAFTRGELQFFLFQVSFASLEFFALGRAYVLQRRSPDASTKRLFRLGIASYALAIILWVSDIQFCPTLNEALPAHGIPNPQFHAWWHVLVAFGFNALLLVIAKERLRTLGKDSRLGRLLGVVPRVSLTPPGA, from the coding sequence ATGTCCGCGACTCCCACGGGCTACTGGGGCCCGAGCACCTCGACCGTGGATTGGTGCGAGACGAACTACCAGCACTTCTTCCACATCGGCGAGCTGTTCAACTCGGCCTCCAGCCTGGTGCTGGTCCTCGTGGGCGTGCTGGGCGTCGTGCTCCACTGGCGCGTGCTGGAGCGCCGGTTCCTGCTCGCCTTCGGGTTGCTCGCGCTGGTGGGCGTGGGTAGCACGGCGTTCCACACGACGCTGCGCCGCGAGCACCAGATGCTGGACGAGCTGCCGATGCTCTATCTGGCCATCGTCATCGTCTACATCCTGCTCGAGGACCGACCGCAGCGGCGCTTCGGGCGCTGGTTCCCGTGGCTCCTGTTCGGACACGCGGTGCTGGTGACGTACCTGACCGCCTTCACGCGCGGCGAGCTCCAGTTCTTCCTCTTCCAGGTGAGCTTCGCGTCACTGGAGTTCTTCGCGCTCGGCCGCGCCTACGTCCTCCAGCGGCGCAGCCCGGACGCGAGCACGAAGCGGCTGTTCCGGCTCGGCATCGCGTCCTATGCGCTCGCCATCATCCTGTGGGTGAGCGACATCCAGTTCTGTCCCACGCTCAACGAGGCGCTCCCCGCGCACGGCATCCCCAACCCCCAGTTCCATGCCTGGTGGCACGTGCTGGTGGCCTTCGGGTTCAACGCGCTCCTCCTGGTCATCGCGAAGGAGCGGCTGCGGACGCTGGGGAAGGACTCACGCCTCGGGAGGCTCCTGGGCGTAGTCCCGCGCGTGAGCCTGACACCGCCCGGAGCGTGA
- a CDS encoding leucine-rich repeat domain-containing protein, which yields MPKKSVSPTTQWKKVEKQATQVLGKGSAGRYPEDLEPRVVPFASAPDVAPLLPPEYVEFIEALGYRWLSTSESTLGFLPPRWRVSLSQQTGVPDRSWIEVRAEREAGTHPYSFVMFAARDLEDVNGFAFGKGTQGDGLVVWSVEESLPVDELGSFSHWLAEELDSMAASLADVEEGATSQEPPDLENASLPTAKKKAPAAAKAKGAFALFDTFPRDSKELLFNGRKLGELPPVIGEFTELQSLWVRTTGIQQVPPELGRLTKLKKLDLSFNPLLVELPPELGNLESLESLDLRQTGVKTLPDSLERLRGLKYLDLQSTPLTTVPPVLFRMPWLRALDLYSTTLPPQEIEQLRRALPECKLGLN from the coding sequence ATGCCGAAGAAGTCCGTGTCGCCGACGACGCAGTGGAAGAAGGTGGAGAAGCAGGCCACCCAGGTGCTGGGGAAGGGCTCCGCCGGGCGCTATCCGGAGGACCTGGAGCCGCGCGTCGTCCCGTTCGCGTCCGCACCCGACGTCGCGCCGCTGCTGCCTCCCGAGTACGTCGAGTTCATCGAGGCGCTCGGCTACCGCTGGCTGTCGACCTCCGAGTCCACGCTGGGGTTCCTCCCGCCGCGCTGGCGGGTGAGCCTGTCCCAGCAGACCGGCGTCCCCGACCGGAGCTGGATCGAGGTCCGCGCCGAGCGCGAAGCAGGGACTCACCCGTACTCGTTCGTGATGTTCGCCGCTCGCGACCTCGAGGACGTCAACGGCTTCGCCTTCGGCAAGGGCACGCAGGGCGACGGGCTGGTCGTCTGGAGCGTCGAGGAGAGCCTCCCCGTGGACGAGCTGGGGTCGTTCTCCCACTGGCTCGCGGAGGAGCTGGACTCGATGGCCGCGTCGCTCGCGGACGTGGAGGAGGGCGCCACCTCTCAGGAGCCGCCGGACCTGGAGAACGCTTCCCTCCCCACCGCGAAGAAGAAGGCCCCCGCCGCCGCGAAGGCCAAGGGCGCCTTCGCCCTGTTCGACACGTTCCCGCGCGACTCCAAGGAGCTGCTGTTCAACGGCCGCAAGCTGGGAGAGCTGCCGCCCGTCATCGGCGAGTTCACCGAGCTGCAGTCCCTGTGGGTGCGCACCACGGGCATCCAGCAGGTCCCTCCGGAGCTGGGGCGACTCACGAAGCTCAAGAAGCTGGACCTGTCCTTCAACCCCCTGCTGGTCGAGCTTCCGCCGGAGCTGGGGAACCTCGAGTCACTCGAGTCGCTCGACCTCCGGCAGACCGGCGTGAAGACGTTGCCCGACTCGCTGGAGCGGCTGCGTGGCCTGAAGTACCTCGACCTCCAGTCCACGCCCCTGACGACGGTGCCCCCGGTCCTCTTCCGGATGCCGTGGCTCAGGGCACTGGACCTCTACTCGACGACGCTGCCTCCCCAGGAAATCGAGCAGCTCCGGCGCGCGCTCCCCGAGTGCAAGCTGGGCCTGAACTGA